One region of Streptomyces sp. CG4 genomic DNA includes:
- a CDS encoding APC family permease, with protein sequence MATTEHPPPSRLRNWMLEGLSDMGKHGGHTGPHAEPEPPHQGQRWWRVMCLTGVDYFSTLGYQPGIAALAAGLLGPIATIVLVIVTLAGALPVYRRVAEESPHGEGSIAMLERLLSFWQGKLFVLTLLGFAATDFLITITLSAADASTHLVENPHLTSALHGHQMVITLFLVALLGAVFLKGFLEAIGVATALVGIYLALNVVVVIVGLYHVVTAGHVITDWSSALTAQHGNIFVMIGVALIVFPKLALGLSGFETGVAVMPHVQGDPDDTEEKPTGRIRDTKKLLSTAAIIMSAFLITTSFITTLLIPADDFKTGGQANGRALAFLAHEYLGGAFGTVYDVSTIAILWFAGASAMAGLLNLMPRYLPRYGMAPHWARAVRPMVIVFTLVAFLVTWLFDADVDAQGGAYATGVLVLISSAAIAVTIAARKAGQRKWTIGFGVISAVFLYTTVVNVIERPDGVKIGACFIAGIILVSFLSRLARAFELRVTSVTLDPLAERFIRDMASRKMRFIANEPGHRDKAEYRDKIEQIRADNDMPEQEDFVFVEVTLTDPSEFEAGLTVRGEVLHDRYRVLTLESASISNALAALLLHARDMTGCTPHIYFEWTEGNPFANFLRFFLFGQGEVAPVTREVLREAEPDRAHRPRVHTG encoded by the coding sequence ATGGCCACGACCGAACACCCTCCTCCCAGTCGCTTGCGCAACTGGATGCTGGAGGGGCTGTCCGACATGGGCAAACACGGCGGCCACACCGGGCCCCACGCCGAACCCGAGCCCCCGCACCAGGGCCAGCGCTGGTGGCGCGTGATGTGCCTGACGGGTGTCGACTACTTCTCCACCCTCGGCTACCAGCCGGGCATCGCGGCGCTCGCGGCCGGTCTGCTGGGGCCGATCGCGACCATCGTCCTCGTCATAGTCACCCTGGCCGGCGCGCTTCCGGTGTACCGCCGGGTCGCCGAGGAGAGCCCGCACGGCGAGGGTTCGATCGCCATGCTGGAGCGGCTGCTGTCCTTCTGGCAGGGCAAGCTCTTCGTGCTCACGCTGCTCGGCTTCGCCGCCACCGACTTCCTGATCACCATCACCCTGTCGGCCGCGGACGCCTCCACCCACCTGGTGGAGAACCCGCACCTGACCAGCGCCCTGCACGGCCACCAGATGGTGATCACGCTGTTCCTCGTGGCCCTGCTCGGTGCCGTGTTCCTCAAGGGCTTCCTGGAGGCGATCGGCGTCGCGACCGCGCTGGTCGGCATCTACCTCGCGCTCAACGTCGTCGTCGTGATCGTCGGCCTCTACCACGTGGTCACCGCGGGACATGTCATCACCGACTGGTCCAGCGCGCTGACCGCGCAGCACGGCAACATCTTCGTCATGATCGGCGTGGCGCTGATCGTATTCCCCAAACTCGCGCTCGGCCTCTCCGGCTTCGAGACCGGCGTCGCCGTCATGCCGCACGTCCAGGGCGACCCGGACGACACCGAGGAGAAGCCGACCGGCCGGATCCGGGACACCAAGAAGCTGCTCAGCACGGCCGCGATCATCATGAGCGCGTTCCTGATCACCACCAGCTTCATCACCACGCTGCTCATCCCGGCGGACGACTTCAAGACCGGCGGCCAGGCCAACGGCCGCGCGCTCGCGTTCCTCGCACACGAGTACCTCGGCGGCGCCTTCGGCACGGTCTACGACGTCTCGACCATCGCGATCCTGTGGTTCGCCGGCGCCTCCGCCATGGCGGGTCTGCTCAATCTGATGCCGCGCTATCTGCCCCGCTACGGCATGGCCCCACACTGGGCCCGCGCGGTGCGCCCGATGGTCATCGTCTTCACGCTCGTCGCCTTCCTGGTCACCTGGCTCTTCGACGCCGATGTCGACGCGCAGGGCGGCGCCTACGCCACCGGTGTGCTGGTCCTGATCAGCTCCGCGGCGATCGCCGTGACCATCGCGGCGCGCAAGGCCGGGCAGCGCAAGTGGACCATCGGCTTCGGCGTGATCTCGGCGGTGTTCCTCTACACGACCGTCGTGAACGTCATCGAGCGCCCGGACGGTGTGAAGATCGGTGCCTGCTTTATCGCGGGCATCATCCTGGTCTCGTTCCTGTCCCGGCTGGCCCGTGCTTTCGAGCTGCGCGTGACCAGCGTGACGCTCGACCCGCTGGCGGAACGCTTCATCAGGGACATGGCCAGCCGCAAGATGCGGTTCATCGCCAACGAGCCGGGACACCGGGACAAGGCCGAGTACCGCGACAAGATCGAGCAGATCCGCGCCGACAACGACATGCCCGAGCAGGAGGACTTCGTCTTCGTCGAGGTCACGCTCACCGACCCCTCCGAGTTCGAGGCGGGCCTGACCGTGCGCGGCGAGGTGCTGCACGACCGCTACCGCGTGCTGACCCTGGAATCCGCCTCCATCTCCAACGCCCTGGCGGCCCTTCTCCTGCACGCCCGCGACATGACGGGCTGCACCCCGCACATCTACTTCGAGTGGACCGAGGGCAACCCGTTCGCCAACTTCCTGCGCTTCTTCCTCTTCGGGCAGGGCGAGGTCGCCCCGGTCACCCGCGAGGTCCTGCGCGAGGCGGAACCGGACCGGGCGCACCGACCGCGCGTCCACACCGGCTGA
- a CDS encoding helix-turn-helix transcriptional regulator, whose product MQSYTIGQAARLLGVSPDTARRWADAGRVATHRDESGRRLIDGKDLAAFSVELAKAGSGEEDAPYTSVRNAFPGIVTAIKLGDVAAQVEIQAGPHRLVSLLTREAVEELGLEVGMEATARVKSTNVHIDRV is encoded by the coding sequence ATGCAGTCCTACACGATCGGCCAGGCGGCACGGCTGCTCGGCGTGAGCCCGGACACCGCCCGCCGCTGGGCCGACGCGGGCCGGGTGGCGACCCATCGCGACGAGTCCGGGCGGCGGCTCATCGACGGCAAGGATCTCGCCGCGTTCTCCGTCGAACTGGCCAAGGCGGGCAGCGGCGAGGAAGACGCCCCCTACACCTCCGTCCGCAACGCGTTCCCCGGCATCGTCACGGCGATCAAGCTCGGTGACGTAGCCGCCCAGGTGGAGATCCAGGCGGGCCCGCACCGGCTGGTGTCGCTGCTGACCCGGGAAGCCGTCGAGGAACTCGGCCTGGAGGTCGGCATGGAGGCCACGGCGCGCGTGAAGTCCACCAACGTGCACATCGACCGCGTCTGA
- a CDS encoding DUF1707 domain-containing protein, translating to MAADMVDAEVPDGLRASHADRDRVVEALAAAAGEGRLTHEELDERVTAALSARSLGQLAVLTADLPQETAPAPAAAAAKDVAGSSSSTPRPSARAAGSCRAAWRS from the coding sequence ATGGCGGCCGACATGGTGGACGCGGAGGTGCCGGACGGGCTGCGTGCCTCGCACGCGGACCGGGACCGGGTGGTGGAGGCGCTGGCGGCCGCCGCGGGCGAGGGCCGGCTCACCCATGAGGAGCTGGACGAGCGGGTGACCGCCGCCCTGTCCGCGCGGTCGCTCGGGCAGCTGGCGGTGCTCACCGCCGACCTGCCGCAGGAGACCGCCCCGGCTCCGGCGGCCGCGGCGGCCAAGGACGTCGCCGGATCGAGCAGCAGTACGCCTCGGCCAAGCGCGAGGGCCGCTGGGTCGTGCCGCGCCGCCTGGAGATCGTAG
- a CDS encoding universal stress protein, with the protein MSGYDASAAARVVVGVSGSLGSVTALRRATALARRLGAELWPVLAWEPPGGDPAARRSPAAGLLIEDWQRLARQRLAAVLDEIFGGNAPGVPVHALVVRGAPGPALVATADREDDVLVVGAGRRGLQRAFSGRVSRHCLAHAVCPVLAVPPSPLESELMSVHRRYAWHLRMDIRGL; encoded by the coding sequence ATGTCCGGTTACGACGCCTCGGCGGCCGCACGGGTGGTGGTCGGTGTGAGCGGCTCCCTGGGCAGCGTCACGGCCCTGCGGCGGGCCACCGCGCTGGCCCGGCGACTGGGAGCGGAACTGTGGCCCGTACTGGCCTGGGAGCCGCCGGGCGGTGACCCCGCCGCGCGCCGCTCCCCCGCCGCCGGTCTGCTGATCGAGGACTGGCAGCGGCTCGCCAGACAGCGGCTGGCCGCGGTGCTCGACGAGATCTTCGGCGGGAACGCACCCGGGGTGCCCGTACACGCGCTCGTCGTCCGCGGGGCACCGGGCCCGGCGCTGGTGGCGACCGCGGACCGGGAGGACGACGTCCTGGTAGTGGGCGCCGGCCGCCGCGGTCTGCAGCGCGCCTTCTCCGGCCGGGTCTCCCGGCACTGCCTGGCCCACGCGGTCTGCCCGGTCCTCGCGGTGCCCCCGTCGCCGCTGGAGTCGGAGTTGATGTCCGTGCACCGGCGGTACGCCTGGCATCTGCGCATGGACATCCGGGGGTTGTGA
- a CDS encoding glutamate--cysteine ligase encodes MGEKVVAGQFDLSDRQRYREKLQKCLMGLERLLREKRFDRPKNLMGVEIELNLAGPDGMPKMLNGQVLERIASRDFQTELAMFNLEVNIAPHRLGGRVFDRLAEELRTSLAYAHRKAVEVDAGIVMIGILPTLDRDDLVSANLSEVDRYTLLNDQIVAARGEDFRLDIEGVEHLVCTTESIVPEAACTSVQLHLQVTPARFADVWNAAQVATAAQIAVGANSPFLFGRELWRESRPPLFLQSTDTRPPELQAQGVRPRTWFGERWITSAYELFEENLRFFPALLPICDDEEPLNVIAAGGTPRLAELVLHNGTIYRWNRPVYGIADGVPHLRVENRVLPAGPTITDVIANAAFYYGLVRAFAEESRPVWTRLPFAAAEANFDAACRYGIDARFVWPRRGRYGGTAVVDAVTLIRDELLPLAAAGLDAWGVEAADRDLYLGVIEERCRRRVNGASWQAATFHRALEQGLTRQGALAATTRRYAELMHVGEPVHTWPVGLPEPVPMG; translated from the coding sequence ATGGGGGAGAAGGTCGTGGCAGGGCAGTTCGACCTGTCCGATCGCCAGCGCTACCGCGAAAAGCTCCAGAAGTGCCTCATGGGACTGGAGCGGCTGTTGCGCGAGAAGCGATTCGACCGTCCCAAGAACCTCATGGGAGTCGAGATCGAATTGAATCTCGCTGGACCCGACGGTATGCCGAAAATGTTGAACGGGCAGGTACTGGAGCGCATCGCGAGCCGCGATTTCCAAACAGAACTCGCCATGTTCAATCTGGAAGTCAACATCGCCCCACACAGATTGGGCGGCCGGGTATTCGACCGGCTCGCCGAGGAACTGCGCACCTCGCTCGCCTACGCCCATCGCAAGGCCGTCGAGGTGGACGCGGGCATCGTCATGATCGGCATCCTGCCCACGCTCGACCGCGACGACCTGGTCTCCGCCAACCTCTCCGAGGTCGACCGCTACACCCTGCTCAACGACCAGATCGTGGCCGCGCGCGGAGAGGACTTCCGGCTCGACATCGAGGGCGTGGAGCACCTCGTCTGCACGACCGAGTCGATCGTCCCGGAGGCCGCCTGCACCTCCGTACAGCTGCATCTGCAGGTCACCCCGGCCCGGTTCGCGGACGTGTGGAACGCGGCGCAGGTGGCGACCGCCGCGCAGATCGCCGTGGGCGCCAACTCACCGTTCCTGTTCGGCCGCGAGCTGTGGCGCGAGTCCCGGCCCCCGCTGTTCCTGCAGTCCACCGACACCCGCCCGCCCGAACTGCAGGCGCAGGGCGTACGGCCGCGCACCTGGTTCGGCGAGCGGTGGATCACCTCCGCGTACGAGCTGTTCGAGGAGAACCTGCGCTTTTTCCCGGCACTGCTCCCGATCTGCGACGACGAGGAGCCGCTGAACGTCATCGCGGCCGGCGGCACGCCCAGACTCGCCGAACTGGTGCTGCACAACGGCACGATCTACCGCTGGAACCGGCCGGTGTACGGCATCGCCGACGGCGTCCCGCATCTCCGGGTGGAGAACCGGGTGCTGCCGGCCGGGCCGACCATCACCGATGTGATCGCCAACGCGGCCTTCTACTACGGTCTGGTCCGCGCCTTCGCCGAGGAGTCCCGGCCGGTGTGGACCCGGCTGCCCTTCGCCGCGGCCGAGGCCAACTTCGACGCCGCGTGCCGGTACGGCATCGACGCGCGGTTCGTGTGGCCCCGGCGAGGGCGCTACGGCGGCACGGCAGTGGTCGACGCGGTCACCCTGATCCGCGACGAGCTGCTCCCGCTGGCCGCGGCCGGGCTGGACGCGTGGGGTGTGGAAGCGGCCGACCGCGACCTGTATCTGGGCGTCATCGAGGAGCGCTGCCGGCGCCGGGTGAACGGGGCGTCCTGGCAGGCGGCGACCTTCCATCGGGCGCTGGAGCAGGGGCTGACCCGTCAGGGGGCGCTCGCCGCGACGACGCGGCGCTATGCCGAGCTGATGCATGTGGGGGAGCCGGTGCACACGTGGCCGGTGGGGTTGCCGGAACCGGTTCCCATGGGATGA
- a CDS encoding DUF5999 family protein has translation MCQHQPPCPPAESADRESARLVAHHPEQGWSLLCNGVLLFEDTGELLPDGRIIGPHRPLGADQVMTAA, from the coding sequence ATGTGCCAGCACCAGCCGCCGTGTCCACCAGCCGAGTCCGCCGACCGGGAGTCCGCCCGTCTCGTGGCGCACCACCCGGAGCAGGGCTGGAGTCTGCTGTGCAACGGCGTCCTGCTCTTCGAGGACACCGGTGAGCTGCTGCCCGACGGCCGGATCATCGGTCCGCACCGCCCGCTCGGTGCGGACCAGGTGATGACCGCCGCCTGA
- a CDS encoding FAD binding domain-containing protein: protein MDLNTVLEIRDARRPAPWRPGDAWLGGGTYLFSEPQPQLRRLVDLSRMGWTPVQRHADGSLELAATCTIAELSRCARDLIAPAAPLFEQCCRAFLASFKIWNMATVGGNLCNGLPAGPMISLTAALDGECLLLAQDGARRRVRVADFVIGAGRKDLAAGELLRSVTLPARALACRTAFRQTSLYGLGRSAALVIGTLDPVDHSVAITVTAATVRPVRLWFPLAPTAGALREAIDGAVADGEWFDDIHGLPEWRRHMTFRLAEEIRRELTEEERR, encoded by the coding sequence ATGGACCTGAACACGGTGCTCGAGATACGAGACGCCAGGCGGCCCGCGCCGTGGCGGCCGGGGGACGCCTGGCTCGGCGGCGGAACGTACCTGTTCTCCGAGCCCCAGCCGCAGCTGCGGCGCCTGGTGGACCTGAGCCGGATGGGCTGGACACCCGTACAGCGCCACGCGGACGGCTCGCTGGAGCTCGCCGCCACCTGCACCATCGCCGAACTGTCGCGCTGCGCCCGGGACTTGATCGCCCCGGCGGCTCCCCTCTTCGAGCAGTGCTGCCGGGCGTTCCTCGCCTCGTTCAAGATCTGGAACATGGCCACGGTGGGCGGGAACCTGTGCAACGGGCTGCCGGCCGGCCCGATGATCTCCCTCACGGCCGCTCTCGACGGGGAGTGTCTGCTCCTCGCCCAGGACGGGGCCCGGCGCCGGGTCCGGGTCGCCGACTTCGTCATCGGAGCGGGTCGCAAGGACCTCGCCGCGGGCGAGCTGCTGCGCTCGGTCACCCTCCCCGCCCGTGCCCTGGCCTGCCGCACGGCGTTCCGGCAGACCTCGCTGTACGGCCTGGGCCGCTCGGCCGCCCTCGTCATCGGCACGCTCGACCCGGTCGACCACTCGGTCGCCATCACCGTCACCGCCGCCACGGTCCGTCCGGTGCGGCTGTGGTTCCCGCTGGCCCCGACGGCCGGGGCGCTGCGCGAGGCGATCGACGGGGCGGTCGCGGACGGTGAGTGGTTCGACGACATCCACGGACTGCCCGAGTGGCGGCGCCACATGACGTTCCGGTTGGCGGAGGAGATCCGCCGCGAGCTGACGGAGGAGGAGCGGCGATGA
- a CDS encoding molybdopterin-dependent oxidoreductase: MKVDVNGRTFEEEPRPGQCLRTYLRERGWFGVKKGCDQGDCGACTVHVDGEPVHSCLYPAFRADGHRVTTVEGLAAPDGELHPVQQKFLDAQGFQCGFCTAGFLMTTAALDVDKLADLPRAFKGNLCRCTGYRAIEDAVRGVKNVEAPAPGESVGRSLPAPAGPQVVTGTARYTFDIDVPGLLHMKLLRSPHAHARILAIDTSAALRVPGVQAVFTHHDAPERHFSTARHEHPEEDPDDTRVLDDTVRYVGQRVAAVVADSEAAAEEGCRRIEVTYEELPAVLDPEEAMRPGAPVVHDKDAGTARISRPQDNVVGEAHGEIGDIAAGFAEADVVYEETFRTQRVQHASLETHGAVAWIDEDGRLTVRTSSQTPFLTRRALCTLYDLSEEQVRVMAGRVGGGFGGKQEMLVEDIVALAVLRLRRPVKLEYTRAEQFYGATTRHPFTIRVKAGARRDGTLTALQLRVVANTGAYGNHGPAVMFHSVGESMAVYRAAHKQVDAYSVYTHTVPAGAFRGYGLGQVLFAVESALDELARQLGLDPLEFKARNIIGPDEPMLTPGGHEEDLHIASYGLDQCLSIVRRAQAQPGEPAPEGWLLGEGAALAMIATGPPGGHIADAKATLLPDGTFDLAVGTAEFGNGTTTVHQQIAAGELATTVDRITIRQSDTDVVRHDTGAFASTGTVVAGKATLRAARALADQLLDFAAAQLGVERANCRLTEEAVLHPGGRLLLKEVYAASRAVGLALAADGHFGGTPRSVAFNAHWFRVAVDPGSGEIRILRSVHAADAGKVMNPMQCRGQVEGGVAQALGATLLEQVLLDERGAVDTAAFRRYRLPQYADVPRTEVHFMETADAIGPLGAKSMSESPFNPVAPALANALRDATGVRFTEVPLLRDRVWRELERHSGSRRPLGSP, encoded by the coding sequence ATGAAGGTGGACGTCAACGGCCGGACCTTCGAGGAGGAGCCCCGGCCAGGCCAGTGCCTGCGCACCTATCTGCGCGAACGCGGCTGGTTCGGGGTGAAGAAGGGCTGCGACCAGGGCGACTGCGGCGCCTGCACGGTCCACGTCGACGGCGAGCCCGTGCACAGCTGCCTGTACCCGGCCTTCCGGGCCGACGGCCACCGCGTCACCACGGTCGAGGGCCTGGCCGCCCCGGACGGCGAACTCCATCCCGTCCAGCAGAAGTTCCTCGACGCCCAGGGCTTCCAGTGCGGTTTCTGCACGGCCGGCTTCCTGATGACCACGGCCGCCCTCGACGTGGACAAACTGGCCGATCTGCCAAGGGCGTTCAAGGGCAACCTGTGCCGCTGCACCGGCTACCGGGCCATCGAGGACGCCGTCCGCGGGGTGAAGAACGTGGAGGCGCCCGCGCCCGGCGAGTCCGTCGGCCGCAGCCTGCCCGCCCCGGCCGGACCGCAGGTCGTCACCGGCACCGCCCGCTACACCTTCGACATCGACGTGCCCGGCCTGCTGCACATGAAGCTGCTGCGCTCCCCGCACGCGCACGCCCGCATCCTCGCGATCGACACCTCCGCCGCCCTGCGCGTCCCCGGCGTCCAGGCCGTGTTCACCCACCACGACGCCCCGGAACGGCACTTCTCCACCGCCCGCCATGAGCACCCCGAGGAGGACCCGGACGACACCCGGGTCCTGGACGACACGGTCCGGTACGTCGGCCAGCGTGTGGCGGCCGTCGTCGCCGACAGCGAGGCGGCCGCCGAGGAGGGCTGCCGGCGGATCGAGGTGACGTACGAGGAGCTGCCCGCCGTACTCGACCCCGAGGAGGCCATGCGGCCGGGGGCGCCCGTGGTCCACGACAAGGACGCGGGAACGGCCCGGATCTCCCGCCCGCAGGACAACGTCGTCGGCGAGGCGCACGGCGAGATCGGCGACATCGCGGCGGGCTTCGCCGAGGCGGACGTCGTCTACGAGGAGACCTTCCGCACCCAGCGGGTCCAGCACGCCAGTCTGGAGACGCACGGCGCGGTCGCCTGGATCGACGAGGACGGCCGGCTCACCGTCCGCACCAGCTCCCAGACCCCCTTCCTCACCCGCCGCGCCCTGTGCACCCTGTACGACCTGTCCGAGGAACAGGTCCGGGTGATGGCGGGCCGGGTCGGCGGCGGGTTCGGCGGCAAGCAGGAGATGCTGGTCGAGGACATCGTGGCCCTCGCCGTGCTGAGACTGCGCCGCCCGGTGAAACTGGAGTACACCCGCGCCGAGCAGTTCTACGGCGCGACCACCCGGCACCCCTTCACGATCCGGGTGAAGGCGGGCGCCCGCCGCGACGGCACCCTCACCGCCCTCCAACTGCGCGTCGTCGCCAACACCGGTGCGTACGGCAACCACGGCCCGGCCGTGATGTTCCACAGCGTCGGCGAGTCCATGGCGGTCTACCGCGCCGCGCACAAACAGGTCGACGCCTACTCGGTGTACACGCACACCGTCCCGGCGGGCGCCTTCCGCGGCTACGGCCTCGGCCAGGTGCTGTTCGCGGTGGAGTCCGCGCTGGACGAGCTGGCCCGCCAACTTGGCCTGGACCCGCTGGAGTTCAAGGCCCGCAACATCATCGGCCCCGACGAGCCGATGCTCACGCCCGGCGGCCACGAGGAGGACCTGCACATCGCGAGCTACGGCCTCGACCAGTGCCTGTCGATCGTGCGCCGGGCGCAGGCCCAGCCCGGTGAACCCGCCCCCGAGGGCTGGCTGCTGGGCGAGGGCGCGGCCCTGGCGATGATCGCGACCGGCCCGCCCGGCGGCCACATCGCCGACGCCAAGGCCACACTGCTGCCCGACGGCACCTTCGATCTGGCCGTCGGCACCGCCGAGTTCGGCAACGGCACCACGACCGTGCACCAGCAGATCGCGGCCGGTGAACTCGCCACCACCGTCGACCGGATCACCATCCGCCAGTCCGACACGGACGTCGTACGGCACGACACCGGCGCGTTCGCCTCCACCGGCACGGTCGTCGCCGGCAAGGCCACCCTGCGTGCCGCCCGTGCCCTCGCCGACCAGCTGCTGGACTTCGCCGCCGCCCAGCTGGGCGTGGAGCGCGCGAACTGTCGGCTCACCGAGGAGGCCGTCCTGCACCCCGGCGGACGCCTGCTGCTCAAGGAGGTGTACGCGGCCTCCCGCGCGGTCGGCCTCGCACTCGCCGCCGACGGGCACTTCGGCGGGACCCCGCGCTCGGTCGCCTTCAACGCGCACTGGTTCCGGGTGGCGGTCGACCCCGGCAGCGGCGAGATCCGCATCCTGCGCAGTGTGCACGCGGCCGACGCCGGCAAGGTGATGAACCCGATGCAGTGCCGGGGCCAGGTGGAGGGCGGCGTCGCCCAGGCGCTCGGCGCCACGCTCCTCGAGCAGGTGCTGCTGGACGAGCGGGGCGCGGTCGACACGGCCGCCTTCCGCCGCTACCGGCTCCCGCAGTACGCCGATGTGCCGCGCACCGAGGTGCACTTCATGGAGACGGCCGACGCGATCGGGCCGCTGGGCGCGAAGTCGATGAGCGAGAGTCCGTTCAACCCGGTCGCCCCGGCCCTGGCGAACGCCCTGCGGGACGCGACGGGTGTGCGGTTCACCGAGGTGCCGCTGCTGCGTGACCGGGTGTGGCGGGAGCTGGAGCGGCACAGCGGTAGCCGCCGTCCACTCGGATCGCCGTGA
- a CDS encoding helix-turn-helix domain-containing protein encodes MHVEHLLGDASLGLRLLWAEDALLRREISGVTVTDLEDPARFVRPGEVVLSGLVWWSPDGGSGRAERFVSALKDAGAAALLAGEETHGAVPDDLVEACVRHRVPVVGVPAHIMFRSITDTVYLRQWGGLSRHQALPENTRVRLSRLLAQEAGPGAVLGAAFAHLGGAAAYVFTPSGRTVAATAGAAAVPAREAVALVADGAGVTASVDAGGVSAYERWLLYLPDPDGAPPRMLHEVAAVLARCQEAGARRPSAGSRAADELGALLAAAGGREDGTVGAALRRCGLPETGPYQVIVADVEVRAPEARQPGVAEVLLAEGALAEVAGHLVEAGGGAGEGADGGEGVPAVAAAVGRLPDGCAFAVLSGGAADGSTDGCADGWADGWADEVWSLVADCAPGVALHGGIGVPAAEPEGLRGALAQAHYALTSARTTAPGASRLVDAGALTTLDALLTGVPADVRDAYSHRVLGPLLESDRPAIAVLLSTLETFLACDGSWARTAQALHLHVNTVHYRVERIERLTGRDLSRLRDRLDLWAALMCR; translated from the coding sequence ATGCACGTGGAACACCTCCTGGGGGACGCCTCCCTCGGCCTGCGCCTGCTGTGGGCGGAGGACGCGCTGCTGAGGCGTGAAATCAGCGGAGTGACCGTCACGGACCTGGAGGACCCGGCCCGGTTCGTGCGGCCCGGCGAGGTGGTGCTCAGCGGACTGGTGTGGTGGTCGCCCGACGGCGGCTCCGGCAGGGCGGAGCGGTTCGTCTCGGCACTGAAGGACGCGGGGGCGGCCGCGCTGCTCGCGGGCGAGGAGACCCACGGGGCCGTGCCGGACGACCTGGTCGAGGCGTGCGTACGGCACCGGGTGCCGGTGGTCGGGGTGCCGGCGCACATCATGTTCCGGTCGATCACGGACACGGTGTATCTGCGTCAGTGGGGCGGGCTGAGCCGGCATCAGGCGCTGCCGGAGAACACGCGCGTACGGCTGAGCCGGCTGCTCGCGCAGGAGGCAGGGCCGGGCGCCGTCCTCGGCGCGGCCTTCGCCCACCTCGGCGGGGCCGCCGCGTACGTCTTCACCCCGTCCGGGCGGACGGTCGCGGCCACGGCGGGCGCGGCGGCCGTGCCGGCCCGGGAGGCGGTCGCACTCGTCGCGGACGGGGCCGGGGTGACCGCCTCCGTCGACGCGGGCGGTGTGTCCGCCTACGAGCGCTGGCTGCTGTATCTGCCCGATCCCGACGGTGCGCCGCCGCGCATGCTGCACGAGGTCGCCGCCGTGCTGGCGCGCTGTCAGGAGGCCGGTGCCCGTCGTCCGTCGGCCGGTTCGCGCGCGGCGGACGAACTCGGTGCGCTGCTGGCCGCTGCGGGCGGGCGGGAGGACGGGACGGTGGGAGCCGCGCTGCGCCGGTGCGGGCTGCCGGAGACGGGGCCGTACCAGGTGATCGTCGCGGACGTGGAGGTACGAGCGCCGGAGGCACGGCAGCCGGGGGTGGCCGAAGTGCTGCTCGCCGAGGGGGCGTTGGCCGAGGTGGCCGGGCATCTGGTGGAGGCGGGCGGCGGTGCTGGAGAGGGCGCGGACGGGGGTGAGGGGGTTCCCGCCGTCGCGGCTGCCGTGGGGCGGCTGCCGGACGGGTGCGCCTTCGCGGTGCTGTCCGGCGGCGCGGCGGACGGTTCGACCGACGGCTGCGCTGACGGCTGGGCGGACGGCTGGGCGGACGAGGTGTGGTCACTGGTCGCCGACTGTGCGCCGGGCGTCGCGCTGCACGGCGGCATCGGCGTGCCCGCGGCGGAACCCGAAGGCCTGCGCGGTGCGCTGGCACAGGCCCACTACGCCCTGACTTCGGCCCGCACCACCGCGCCCGGCGCCTCCCGGCTCGTCGACGCCGGTGCCCTCACCACCCTCGACGCCCTGCTCACGGGGGTGCCGGCCGACGTGCGCGACGCCTACAGCCACAGGGTTCTCGGCCCGCTGCTGGAGAGCGACCGGCCCGCCATCGCCGTCCTGCTGAGCACCCTGGAGACCTTCCTGGCCTGCGACGGCTCCTGGGCGCGTACGGCCCAGGCGCTACATCTGCACGTCAACACCGTGCACTACCGGGTGGAGCGCATCGAGCGGCTCACCGGGCGCGATCTGTCCCGGCTGCGGGACCGGCTCGATCTGTGGGCCGCGCTGATGTGCCGGTAG